A genome region from Camelus ferus isolate YT-003-E chromosome 25, BCGSAC_Cfer_1.0, whole genome shotgun sequence includes the following:
- the SLC30A8 gene encoding zinc transporter 8 isoform X2 — translation MEFLERTYLVNDKATKMYAFTLDSVELQQKPLNKDQHPGEKPEERESGAIHHCHSNSKATGNRAKEQVQAKWKLCAASGICFFFMIAEVVGGRIAGSLAVLTDAAHLSIDLTGFLLSLFSLWLSSKPPSKRLTFGWHRAEILGALLSILCIWVLTGVLVYLACERLLYPNYQIQATMMIIISSCAVAANIILSVILHQRRPSHNHKEVQANASVRAAFVHALGDLFQSISVLTSALIIYFKPDYKMADPICTFVFSVLVLASTVTILKDFSILLMEGAPRNLHYSGVKELILAVDGVVSVHSLHVWALTMNQVILSAHVAAASRDGQVVRREIAQALSGSFPVHSLTIQMESPADQDPDCPFCEDPRD, via the exons ATGGAGTTTCTCGAAAGAACTTATCTTGTGAATGACAAAGCCACCAAGATGTATGCCTTCACACTAGACAG CGTGGAACTCCAGCAGAAACCCTTGAATAAAGATCAACATCCTGGAGAGAAGCCAGAGGAGCGGGAATCAGGAGCCATCCATCACTGCCACAGCAACTCCAAGGCCACGGGGAACAGGGCGAAGGAGCAAGTCCAAGCCAAGTGGAAACTCTGTGCTGCTTCAGGAATATGCTTCTTTTTCATGATTGCAGAGGTTGTGG GTGGGCGCATTGCTGGGAGTCTCGCTGTCCTCACAGACGCTGCCCATCTCTCAATTGACCTGACTGGTTTCCTGCTCAGTCTCTTCTCCTTGTGGCTGTCGTCGAAGCCCCCCTCCAAGCGGCTAACATTTGGATGGCACCGAGCAG AGATCCTTGGTGCCCTGCTGTCCATCCTATGCATCTGGGTGCTGACTGGTGTGTTGGTGTACCTGGCGTGTGAACGCTTGCTGTACCCCAATTACCAGATCCAGGCAACCATGATGATCATCATTTCAAGCTGCGCAGTGGCAGCCAACATTAT ACTAAGTGTGATTTTGCACCAGAGACGCCCCAGCCACAATCACAAAGAAGTGCAAGCTAATGCCAGCGTTAGAGCTGCCTTTGTACACGCCCTTGGAGATCTATTTCAGAGCATCAGCGTATTAACCAGTGCACTTATTATCTACTTTAAG CCAGACTATAAGATGGCCGATCCAATCTGcacatttgtcttttctgtccTGGTTCTGGCCAGCACCGTCACTATCTTAAAGGACTTCTCCATCTTACTCATGGAAG GTGCGCCTAGGAACCTGCACTACAGTGGTGTGAAGGAGCTCATCCTAGCGGTGGATGGGGTGGTGTCTGTGCACAGCTTGCATGTCTGGGCGCTAACAATGAACCAAGTGATTCTCTCAGCTCACGTTGCTGCCG CCAGCCGGGATGGCCAGGTTGTTCGGAGAGAAATTGCTCAAGCCCTCAGCGGTAGCTTCCCTGTGCACTCACTCACCATTCAGATGGAATCTCCAGCCGACCAGGACCCAGACTGCCCTTTCTGTGAAGACCCCCGGGACTAG
- the SLC30A8 gene encoding zinc transporter 8 isoform X3: MEFLERTYLVNDKATKMYAFTLDSVELQQKPLNKDQHPGEKPEERESGAIHHCHSNSKATGNRAKEQVQAKWKLCAASGICFFFMIAEVVGGRIAGSLAVLTDAAHLSIDLTGFLLSLFSLWLSSKPPSKRLTFGWHRAEILGALLSILCIWVLTGVLVYLACERLLYPNYQIQATMMIIISSCAVAANIILSVILHQRRPSHNHKEVQANASVRAAFVHALGDLFQSISVLTSALIIYFKPDYKMADPICTFVFSVLVLASTVTILKDFSILLMEAASRDGQVVRREIAQALSGSFPVHSLTIQMESPADQDPDCPFCEDPRD; the protein is encoded by the exons ATGGAGTTTCTCGAAAGAACTTATCTTGTGAATGACAAAGCCACCAAGATGTATGCCTTCACACTAGACAG CGTGGAACTCCAGCAGAAACCCTTGAATAAAGATCAACATCCTGGAGAGAAGCCAGAGGAGCGGGAATCAGGAGCCATCCATCACTGCCACAGCAACTCCAAGGCCACGGGGAACAGGGCGAAGGAGCAAGTCCAAGCCAAGTGGAAACTCTGTGCTGCTTCAGGAATATGCTTCTTTTTCATGATTGCAGAGGTTGTGG GTGGGCGCATTGCTGGGAGTCTCGCTGTCCTCACAGACGCTGCCCATCTCTCAATTGACCTGACTGGTTTCCTGCTCAGTCTCTTCTCCTTGTGGCTGTCGTCGAAGCCCCCCTCCAAGCGGCTAACATTTGGATGGCACCGAGCAG AGATCCTTGGTGCCCTGCTGTCCATCCTATGCATCTGGGTGCTGACTGGTGTGTTGGTGTACCTGGCGTGTGAACGCTTGCTGTACCCCAATTACCAGATCCAGGCAACCATGATGATCATCATTTCAAGCTGCGCAGTGGCAGCCAACATTAT ACTAAGTGTGATTTTGCACCAGAGACGCCCCAGCCACAATCACAAAGAAGTGCAAGCTAATGCCAGCGTTAGAGCTGCCTTTGTACACGCCCTTGGAGATCTATTTCAGAGCATCAGCGTATTAACCAGTGCACTTATTATCTACTTTAAG CCAGACTATAAGATGGCCGATCCAATCTGcacatttgtcttttctgtccTGGTTCTGGCCAGCACCGTCACTATCTTAAAGGACTTCTCCATCTTACTCATGGAAG CAGCCAGCCGGGATGGCCAGGTTGTTCGGAGAGAAATTGCTCAAGCCCTCAGCGGTAGCTTCCCTGTGCACTCACTCACCATTCAGATGGAATCTCCAGCCGACCAGGACCCAGACTGCCCTTTCTGTGAAGACCCCCGGGACTAG
- the SLC30A8 gene encoding zinc transporter 8 isoform X1, whose product MEFLERTYLVNDKATKMYAFTLDSVELQQKPLNKDQHPGEKPEERESGAIHHCHSNSKATGNRAKEQVQAKWKLCAASGICFFFMIAEVVGGRIAGSLAVLTDAAHLSIDLTGFLLSLFSLWLSSKPPSKRLTFGWHRAEILGALLSILCIWVLTGVLVYLACERLLYPNYQIQATMMIIISSCAVAANIILSVILHQRRPSHNHKEVQANASVRAAFVHALGDLFQSISVLTSALIIYFKPDYKMADPICTFVFSVLVLASTVTILKDFSILLMEGAPRNLHYSGVKELILAVDGVVSVHSLHVWALTMNQVILSAHVAAAASRDGQVVRREIAQALSGSFPVHSLTIQMESPADQDPDCPFCEDPRD is encoded by the exons ATGGAGTTTCTCGAAAGAACTTATCTTGTGAATGACAAAGCCACCAAGATGTATGCCTTCACACTAGACAG CGTGGAACTCCAGCAGAAACCCTTGAATAAAGATCAACATCCTGGAGAGAAGCCAGAGGAGCGGGAATCAGGAGCCATCCATCACTGCCACAGCAACTCCAAGGCCACGGGGAACAGGGCGAAGGAGCAAGTCCAAGCCAAGTGGAAACTCTGTGCTGCTTCAGGAATATGCTTCTTTTTCATGATTGCAGAGGTTGTGG GTGGGCGCATTGCTGGGAGTCTCGCTGTCCTCACAGACGCTGCCCATCTCTCAATTGACCTGACTGGTTTCCTGCTCAGTCTCTTCTCCTTGTGGCTGTCGTCGAAGCCCCCCTCCAAGCGGCTAACATTTGGATGGCACCGAGCAG AGATCCTTGGTGCCCTGCTGTCCATCCTATGCATCTGGGTGCTGACTGGTGTGTTGGTGTACCTGGCGTGTGAACGCTTGCTGTACCCCAATTACCAGATCCAGGCAACCATGATGATCATCATTTCAAGCTGCGCAGTGGCAGCCAACATTAT ACTAAGTGTGATTTTGCACCAGAGACGCCCCAGCCACAATCACAAAGAAGTGCAAGCTAATGCCAGCGTTAGAGCTGCCTTTGTACACGCCCTTGGAGATCTATTTCAGAGCATCAGCGTATTAACCAGTGCACTTATTATCTACTTTAAG CCAGACTATAAGATGGCCGATCCAATCTGcacatttgtcttttctgtccTGGTTCTGGCCAGCACCGTCACTATCTTAAAGGACTTCTCCATCTTACTCATGGAAG GTGCGCCTAGGAACCTGCACTACAGTGGTGTGAAGGAGCTCATCCTAGCGGTGGATGGGGTGGTGTCTGTGCACAGCTTGCATGTCTGGGCGCTAACAATGAACCAAGTGATTCTCTCAGCTCACGTTGCTGCCG CAGCCAGCCGGGATGGCCAGGTTGTTCGGAGAGAAATTGCTCAAGCCCTCAGCGGTAGCTTCCCTGTGCACTCACTCACCATTCAGATGGAATCTCCAGCCGACCAGGACCCAGACTGCCCTTTCTGTGAAGACCCCCGGGACTAG